The following coding sequences lie in one Arachis ipaensis cultivar K30076 chromosome B05, Araip1.1, whole genome shotgun sequence genomic window:
- the LOC107641468 gene encoding probable carboxylesterase 18, with the protein MTTEGDSQLPKLSLAWHTRFSLSLFAALNDIACRQDGTVNRRFTKIIDRKTKPNATPIKGVISKDVTVDVTKTVWFRLYSPSATTVDGDATLPVLVFFHGGGFAFFAPSSFSYDAVCRRFVRQLNVIVVSINYRLTPENRYPSQYDDGFAVVKFLDENPSVLPENADVSKCFVAGDSAGANLAHHVAVRVARSELQKIRVIGLVSIQPFFGGEERTEAEIRLGDGAPLVSMPRTDWLWKVFLPDGSNRDHEAVNVSGPNAMDISGLNYPSTLVFVGGFDPLQDWQRRYFDWLKKSGKEAQLIEYPSMFHAFYLFPNLPEAFQLISQVKDFITKEVSNSK; encoded by the coding sequence ATGACAACAGAAGGTGATTCTCAATTACCAAAACTATCCCTTGCTTGGCATACACGGTTCTCCCTTTCTTTGTTCGCTGCTCTAAACGACATTGCATGCCGCCAAGACGGAACCGTTAACCGCCGTTTCACCAAAATTATCGACCGTAAGACCAAACCCAATGCCACTCCCATTAAAGGTGTCATCTCCAAAGACGTCACCGTTGACGTTACAAAAACCGTTTGGTTTCGCCTTTACAGTCCCTCGGCTACTACTGTTGACGGCGACGCCACCCTCCCTGTCCTCGTCTTCTTCCACGGCGGCGGATTCGCGTTCTTCGCCCCATCCTCTTTCAGTTACGACGCAGTTTGCCGTAGATTCGTTAGGCAACTCAATGTCATTGTTGTTTCCATCAATTACCGCCTAACGCCGGAGAACCGCTACCCCAGCCAATACGACGACGGATTCGCCGTCGTGAAATTCCTAGACGAGAACCCCTCAGTCTTGCCGGAAAATGCTGACGTATCAAAATGTTTTGTGGCTGGTGACAGCGCGGGTGCCAATTTGGCACATCACGTGGCAGTTCGGGTTGCACGGTCGGAGCTCCAAAAAATCCGGGTAATCGGGTTAGTATCAATACAACCATTCTTCGGTGGCGAGGAGCGAACCGAGGCAGAAATTCGGCTTGGGGATGGTGCACCGTTGGTGTCTATGCCAAGGACCGATTGGCTATGGAAGGTTTTCTTGCCGGATGGGTCGAATCGAGACCACGAGGCGGTCAATGTGTCGGGTCCCAATGCCATGGATATTTCGGGTTTGAATTACCCGAGTACCCTTGTGTTTGTGGGCGGGTTTGACCCGTTACAAGATTGGCAAAGAAGGTACTTCGATTGGTTAAAGAAATCAGGAAAAGAGGCTCAGTTAATTGAGTATCCAAGCATGTTCCATGCATTTTACTTGTTCCCTAATTTGCCCGAGGCCTTTCAGTTGATCTCACAAGTTAAGGATTTCATCACCAAGGAAGTCTCCAACTCCAAATAA
- the LOC107644683 gene encoding probable carboxylesterase 18 → MAAEGNSETPKLSLAWHMRFSISLFAAVNDVACRSDGTINRRLLKFLDHKTKPSPLPSNGVTSEDVTVDAAKDVWFRLFTPSTPVAGATLPVLIFFHGGGFAFLSPASFGYNAVCRRLCRRLNAIVVSVNYRPTPEHRYPCQYDDGFAAVKFLEENPSVLPKNADLAKCFLAGDSAGANLAHHVAIRIAQSELQKVRVLGLVSIQPFFGGEERTEAEIRLGNNAPLVSVARTDWLWKVFLPNGSDRNHGSANVSGPNALDISGLNYPNTLVFVSGFDPLQDWQRRYYEWLRKSGKVAQLIEYPTMFHAFYLFPNVPESSQLISQVKDFITKEISNSE, encoded by the coding sequence ATGGCAGCTGAAGGCAACTCCGAAACCCCAAAACTATCACTTGCATGGCACATGCGATTTTCCATCTCTTTGTTCGCAGCTGTAAACGACGTCGCATGCCGCTCTGACGGTACAATCAACCGCCGTCTCCTCAAATTCCTCGACCACAAGACCAAACCCAGTCCCCTCCCAAGTAACGGCGTTACTTCCGAAGACGTCACAGTCGACGCCGCAAAAGACGTCTGGTTCCGACTCTTCACTCCCTCAACCCCCGTCGCAGGCGCTACACTCCCCGTCCTCATCTTCTTCCACGGAGGCGGATTCGCGTTTCTTTCCCCGGCCTCCTTCGGCTACAACGCAGTCTGCCGGAGATTGTGCCGGAGACTCAACGCCATCGTTGTCTCCGTGAACTACCGCCCAACGCCGGAGCACCGCTACCCCTGCCAGTACGATGACGGATTCGCTGCCGTGAAATTCCTCGAAGAGAATCCCTCTGTCCTGCCGAAAAATGCTGATTTGGCAAAATGCTTCCTCGCCGGCGACAGTGCCGGCGCCAATCTCGCACACCACGTGGCAATTCGGATCGCACAGTCGGAGCTTCAGAAAGTCCGGGTCCTCGGGTTGGTATCGATCCAACCGTTCTTCGGCGGCGAGGAGCGGACCGAGGCAGAGATCCGGCTCGGGAACAACGCCCCGCTTGTTTCAGTGGCGAGGACCGATTGGCTGTGGAAGGTGTTCTTACCAAACGGGTCGGATCGGAACCACGGGTCTGCGAACGTGTCGGGTCCAAATGCATTGGACATATCGGGTCTGAATTACCCAAATACCCTTGTGTTTGTGAGCGGGTTTGACCCGTTACAGGATTGGCAAAGAAGATATTATGAGTGGTTAAGGAAATCAGGTAAAGTGGCTCAGCTAATTGAGTATCCAACTATGTTCCATGCCTTTTATTTGTTCCCTAATGTGCCTGAATCTTCCCAATTGATCTCACAAGTCAAGGATTTCATCACCAAGGAAATCTCCAATTCTGAATAA